Proteins encoded within one genomic window of Bacteroidales bacterium:
- a CDS encoding KilA-N domain-containing protein, which yields MKNSKIEVKGTEITILKTTSDDFISLTDIARHKDTVNTDDIIKNWMRNRNTIELLGFWESIYNPNFKPVEFDGFRKQAGLNSFVMTPKKWIESTNAIGIVSKSGRYGGTFAHKDIAFEFASWISIEFKLYVIKEFQRLKADENDRLKLEWNLQRTLAKVNYHIHTDAIKENLIPAELSKQQISFVYANEADMLNVALFGKTALQWRNENPNADGNIRDMATIEQLVVLSNLESINAVLIHQGLSQSERLVQLNKIAITQMKSLLGNKNLKKLK from the coding sequence ATGAAAAACAGTAAAATTGAGGTTAAAGGTACTGAAATCACCATTTTAAAAACCACGTCAGACGATTTTATATCATTGACTGATATTGCTCGGCATAAAGACACTGTCAATACCGATGATATTATTAAAAACTGGATGCGAAACCGCAATACAATTGAGCTTTTGGGATTCTGGGAAAGCATTTACAATCCCAATTTTAAACCCGTCGAATTCGACGGGTTTAGAAAACAAGCCGGATTAAACAGCTTTGTAATGACACCAAAAAAATGGATAGAATCAACTAATGCAATTGGTATTGTTTCTAAATCAGGTCGTTATGGCGGCACCTTTGCTCATAAAGACATAGCTTTTGAATTTGCCTCTTGGATTTCAATTGAATTTAAACTGTATGTGATTAAAGAATTCCAACGACTCAAAGCCGACGAAAACGACCGCCTGAAACTCGAATGGAATTTACAAAGAACGCTCGCAAAAGTAAATTATCATATTCATACAGATGCAATTAAAGAGAATCTTATCCCGGCTGAATTGTCAAAACAACAAATCAGTTTTGTGTATGCCAACGAAGCCGACATGCTTAATGTAGCTCTGTTTGGTAAAACAGCTTTACAATGGCGAAATGAAAACCCAAATGCAGATGGAAATATCAGAGATATGGCAACCATTGAACAATTGGTGGTTTTATCAAACTTGGAAAGTATTAATGCAGTACTTATACATCAAGGCTTATCGCAAAGCGAGAGGCTGGTGCAATTAAATAAAATTGCAATTACTCAAATGAAATCACTACTCGGAAATAAAAATTTGAAAAAACTAAAATAA
- a CDS encoding four helix bundle protein, which produces MKTYKDLIVWQKSIKLVTDIYSATSGFPKEEMFAITSQIKRCSISIPSNIAEGYGRQHKREYIRFLNISRGSLYELQTQLEIAGNLNFLHKEKLFNLLEKCNEIEKMLNKLINILTQILKNR; this is translated from the coding sequence ATGAAAACCTATAAAGATTTAATAGTGTGGCAAAAGTCAATTAAGCTGGTAACCGATATTTATTCGGCAACATCGGGCTTTCCAAAAGAAGAAATGTTTGCTATTACTTCACAAATAAAAAGATGCTCCATTTCGATTCCTTCAAATATTGCTGAAGGTTACGGTCGCCAGCACAAGCGCGAATACATACGATTCCTTAATATATCAAGAGGGTCATTATACGAACTGCAAACGCAACTTGAAATAGCAGGAAATTTAAATTTTCTTCACAAAGAAAAACTATTCAACCTATTGGAGAAATGTAATGAGATTGAAAAAATGCTAAATAAATTAATCAACATATTAACTCAAATATTAAAAAATAGATAG
- the ssb gene encoding single-stranded DNA-binding protein, protein MEKTVNKVELNGFIGIEPEMTNFNNGGKKLHFSLATNESYKNRDGEWIKETTWHNIVLWNKTAEDAEKILKKGTRVSITGKLVNRVYTDKKGNKKYISEIVANTFEAVAA, encoded by the coding sequence ATGGAAAAAACTGTAAACAAAGTAGAACTGAACGGATTCATAGGGATTGAACCTGAAATGACAAACTTCAACAACGGCGGGAAAAAATTACATTTCTCCCTTGCCACAAATGAAAGCTACAAAAACCGCGATGGTGAATGGATTAAAGAAACCACCTGGCATAACATAGTGCTATGGAATAAAACTGCGGAAGATGCTGAAAAAATATTAAAAAAAGGCACGCGTGTTTCGATAACCGGAAAACTTGTCAACCGCGTTTATACTGATAAAAAAGGAAATAAAAAATATATTTCCGAAATAGTCGCAAATACTTTTGAAGCAGTTGCTGCTTAA
- a CDS encoding T9SS type A sorting domain-containing protein → MKRKLCILIAFVLISMGTFAQVASYVFSQPSGTYDTLTDGTSLNPDSTVIIYYADAAVPAGSSTISKGVGIPIGFNFTYNGSVMNVIGVCSNGWISFGQDSVNMNTSATTTPISATSTASAVLQNRVSAFSRSGTTNSIYPQKNSKLTYKILGTAPNRIFVIEWKKFRRNTTVTNVNENINFQIRLYETTNYVQIVYGTVAYGSTNISTVQVGLRGQANTDFNNRTGTAWATTTAGTVNTATVSITTSICPTTGLTFTWAPPVVTQYNAGLTAINAPVTPVASGSSNVSVTVKNWGTDSLKTATIGWSVNGTVQTPYSFIHAGLAKDSVFGPVTIGAYNFTTAGAYILKAWTYLPNGGSDGYTANDTVTKTVYVQGYASLPFLENFNGTWINKENTRDVPSMYWKNTPITSDSSWRRNDDGVSALWTNATTGTYTTTGTLYSARFHTAGATTGTAGKLDAYLNFSTVGKKMLKFRHINTSGTDTLSVLMSNDGGNTFTLIQKFATASAWTERILSLGTSTAVNTIIRFSVKKTSTNSTDVGLDSVRVNILAPDDAGLTAMNAPVSPVPVGSNPVTVTVMNYGADSLKNVSIGWSVNGSVQTSYPYTNSGIATSATAGPVSIGSYNYTTPGLYTIKAWTSLPNGNTDADHTNDTISKTVYVQTYAAIPYIENFDSTWVNKNDTLDVPSLYWSNTPAYGNNSWRRNDDIISGSWTSPSLGAYTVTGANSTIHSARFHSYTSYNSVGIMDLYINMDTVGGKMLDFWYINPAGNDSLSVYLSTNNGTSFGLIKKYQTATAWTQDIVNIGNSTSTNCVLRFKGIPAIGSDDMGIDQVQVYMQPADDMQAVEWVSPVSGCGLTNAESVTVKFKNVGTASLTNIPVKYSINAGTTIIGPEYIAGPVAPDSTVTYTFATKADFSTTGIYECGAVVKMSTDVININDTVFIDISSSKAISAIPFVENFNTGSSDYMMLSANTEAAISYDTIGTSATYGIYFTGAASGSWSSGATTANAAWNTYTTHQAFATTCQVTDPNLAKLNLKFDLRQTSGSTAYMTYNWFGVVVNGDTLTDIAGNQYYHPTTANADVYASKYFDLSAYSNNDFTIKFISSCRKNNASSTSGVGDNVYFDNFTLYVPPTINDLGNDTSICQGSSLVLDAGAGTGYSYQWTKLPATTVLDTTQTYTVTATGNYQVVVTDASGYSAADAVTVTVNALPVANAGTDTTVAYPNTIATLHGTATPTGTYTYSWSPASSLVDATLQNPTTIALSVPTIFTLTVTSAAGCVGTDQVTVNISGGPLSVAAYASPDTICWGKVSQITALVGGGKKPYIYSWTSTPAGFTSDQDTVDIYPAMNTTYNVMVTDSNNNTATSSVTVTVIDLPFVNLGVNVSICSDEIKTLDALNTGSTYLWSTGEITQKINIDFNDATDSIATIWVRVTNANDCISSDTIKITFIDCTGITEYGANPVVNVSPNPTNGLTNITVSGLDNTADLNIFTLQGQLVYNSKVINNSKSEIDLSGLPKGVYFVRISNDKANSISKLILE, encoded by the coding sequence ATGAAAAGAAAATTATGCATTTTAATTGCATTTGTGCTTATTAGTATGGGCACATTTGCACAGGTTGCGAGCTATGTATTTAGCCAACCATCGGGTACATATGATACATTAACTGATGGAACATCATTAAACCCTGATTCAACGGTAATCATCTATTATGCTGATGCAGCAGTTCCTGCTGGTTCTTCAACAATATCAAAAGGAGTGGGAATCCCTATAGGGTTTAATTTTACCTATAATGGAAGTGTTATGAATGTTATTGGAGTGTGTTCTAATGGATGGATATCATTTGGACAGGATTCTGTTAACATGAATACTTCTGCAACAACAACCCCTATTAGTGCAACATCAACAGCATCTGCGGTTTTGCAAAATAGGGTAAGTGCATTTTCGCGTTCAGGAACAACGAATTCAATTTACCCGCAGAAAAATTCTAAATTAACTTATAAAATACTTGGTACTGCTCCGAACAGGATATTCGTTATTGAATGGAAAAAATTTAGAAGAAATACTACAGTAACGAATGTTAATGAAAATATTAATTTTCAAATACGACTCTATGAAACTACAAACTATGTACAAATAGTATATGGTACAGTAGCATATGGCAGCACTAACATAAGCACTGTTCAGGTTGGATTACGTGGACAAGCAAATACGGATTTCAATAACAGGACAGGTACAGCATGGGCAACAACAACGGCTGGAACAGTAAATACTGCAACGGTATCTATTACTACATCTATTTGTCCTACAACTGGTCTTACTTTTACATGGGCACCTCCGGTAGTAACACAATATAATGCAGGGCTGACTGCAATTAATGCACCTGTTACACCTGTTGCTTCTGGTAGTAGCAATGTTTCAGTTACGGTAAAGAATTGGGGAACGGATAGTTTGAAAACAGCTACTATAGGTTGGAGTGTAAATGGAACAGTTCAAACTCCATACTCTTTTATTCATGCCGGATTAGCAAAAGACTCAGTTTTTGGTCCTGTTACAATTGGGGCGTATAATTTCACTACTGCCGGTGCTTATATTTTAAAAGCATGGACATATTTACCTAATGGAGGTTCCGATGGATATACCGCTAATGATACTGTAACTAAAACTGTTTATGTACAGGGATATGCTTCACTGCCTTTCTTGGAAAATTTTAACGGAACATGGATAAATAAAGAAAATACAAGAGATGTGCCTTCTATGTATTGGAAAAATACACCAATAACAAGTGATAGTTCCTGGAGAAGAAATGACGATGGAGTTTCTGCATTATGGACTAATGCTACAACTGGTACATATACTACTACAGGAACACTTTATTCAGCACGTTTTCATACAGCTGGAGCAACAACAGGTACTGCCGGGAAATTAGACGCTTATCTCAATTTTTCAACAGTAGGTAAAAAGATGCTAAAATTCAGGCATATCAATACATCGGGAACAGATACTCTTTCAGTATTGATGTCGAATGATGGGGGAAACACTTTTACTTTAATACAAAAATTTGCGACAGCTTCAGCATGGACTGAGCGTATATTAAGCTTAGGTACTTCAACTGCGGTAAATACGATCATTCGCTTTAGTGTGAAAAAAACATCTACAAATTCAACAGATGTTGGTCTTGACAGTGTTCGGGTTAATATATTAGCGCCTGATGATGCAGGTCTTACCGCCATGAATGCTCCTGTTTCTCCTGTTCCTGTAGGTTCTAATCCTGTAACTGTTACAGTAATGAATTACGGAGCAGATAGTCTTAAAAATGTATCTATTGGCTGGTCTGTAAATGGTAGTGTTCAAACATCTTATCCTTATACAAATTCAGGTATAGCTACAAGTGCTACTGCTGGTCCTGTTTCAATAGGATCATATAATTATACAACACCCGGACTTTATACTATCAAAGCGTGGACATCGCTACCTAATGGAAATACTGATGCTGATCATACAAATGATACTATATCCAAAACTGTTTATGTACAGACTTATGCCGCCATACCTTACATAGAAAATTTCGACAGTACCTGGGTGAATAAAAATGATACTTTGGATGTGCCTTCTTTATATTGGTCAAATACTCCTGCTTATGGCAATAATTCATGGAGAAGAAATGATGATATAATATCAGGTTCATGGACATCCCCAAGCCTTGGAGCATATACTGTAACTGGTGCTAATAGCACAATACATTCTGCCAGATTCCATTCTTATACTTCTTACAATTCAGTTGGAATAATGGATTTGTATATTAATATGGATACTGTTGGAGGCAAGATGTTAGATTTTTGGTATATCAATCCTGCCGGTAATGATTCTCTTTCGGTATATTTATCCACTAATAACGGGACCTCTTTTGGATTGATAAAAAAATATCAAACAGCTACTGCATGGACACAAGACATCGTTAACATAGGAAATTCTACATCTACAAATTGTGTATTGAGATTTAAAGGAATACCAGCTATTGGTTCAGATGATATGGGTATTGACCAGGTTCAGGTTTATATGCAGCCAGCTGATGATATGCAAGCTGTTGAATGGGTCTCGCCTGTTAGCGGTTGTGGTTTAACGAATGCAGAATCGGTTACCGTTAAATTTAAAAATGTTGGAACAGCATCTCTTACAAATATTCCGGTAAAATATTCTATTAATGCAGGAACTACAATTATAGGCCCTGAGTATATTGCAGGACCTGTTGCTCCAGACAGTACAGTAACTTATACATTTGCTACGAAGGCTGATTTTTCAACTACAGGTATTTATGAATGCGGCGCTGTTGTTAAAATGTCAACAGATGTAATTAACATAAATGATACTGTTTTTATTGATATTTCATCTTCAAAAGCAATTAGTGCTATTCCTTTTGTTGAAAATTTCAATACGGGTTCTAGCGATTATATGATGTTATCTGCTAATACTGAAGCAGCTATTAGTTATGATACCATTGGTACTTCAGCTACCTACGGAATATATTTTACAGGTGCTGCTTCTGGCTCCTGGTCATCAGGTGCTACTACAGCTAATGCGGCTTGGAACACGTATACTACACATCAGGCATTTGCAACAACATGCCAGGTTACCGACCCGAATTTAGCAAAACTTAATTTGAAATTCGACTTAAGACAAACAAGTGGCAGTACTGCATATATGACTTATAACTGGTTTGGTGTAGTTGTTAATGGAGATACGCTGACTGATATAGCTGGCAATCAATATTATCATCCCACTACTGCTAATGCAGATGTATATGCTTCTAAATATTTCGACCTTTCTGCGTACTCAAATAATGATTTTACTATTAAATTTATTTCATCATGCAGAAAAAATAATGCAAGTAGCACAAGCGGAGTAGGCGATAATGTGTATTTTGATAATTTTACTTTATACGTTCCTCCTACAATCAATGACCTGGGAAATGATACCAGTATTTGCCAGGGCAGCTCTTTAGTTTTGGATGCTGGCGCCGGTACCGGTTATTCTTACCAGTGGACCAAGCTTCCTGCAACAACTGTTTTAGATACAACTCAAACTTACACTGTAACAGCAACAGGCAATTACCAGGTAGTGGTTACCGATGCTTCAGGATATAGTGCTGCTGATGCAGTAACTGTTACTGTTAATGCGCTCCCTGTTGCTAACGCAGGCACTGATACAACTGTTGCATATCCGAATACTATAGCTACATTACATGGAACAGCTACTCCAACAGGAACCTATACCTATTCATGGTCGCCTGCAAGTTCGCTTGTTGATGCTACACTTCAGAATCCTACAACCATTGCTTTAAGTGTACCTACTATTTTCACACTTACTGTAACAAGCGCTGCAGGTTGTGTGGGTACTGACCAGGTTACAGTTAATATTTCAGGAGGACCTTTAAGTGTTGCTGCATATGCATCACCTGATACAATATGTTGGGGTAAGGTTTCACAAATTACAGCTCTCGTAGGTGGAGGGAAAAAACCTTATATATATAGCTGGACATCAACACCGGCAGGATTTACTTCTGACCAGGATACCGTTGATATTTATCCTGCAATGAATACCACATATAATGTTATGGTTACTGATTCAAATAATAATACAGCTACTTCTTCGGTTACAGTTACTGTTATTGATCTGCCATTTGTTAATTTAGGGGTTAATGTTTCTATTTGTTCTGATGAAATAAAAACATTAGATGCTTTAAATACAGGCTCCACTTATTTATGGTCAACCGGAGAAATAACTCAAAAGATCAACATTGATTTTAATGACGCAACAGATAGCATTGCTACGATATGGGTTAGAGTTACCAATGCAAATGATTGTATCAGTAGCGATACTATTAAAATTACATTTATTGATTGTACGGGTATAACTGAATATGGCGCTAACCCTGTAGTTAATGTTTCACCAAATCCTACAAATGGATTAACTAACATTACCGTAAGCGGATTGGATAATACTGCTGATTTAAATATCTTTACCTTACAAGGTCAGTTGGTTTATAACAGTAAGGTTATAAATAATTCAAAATCGGAAATTGATCTATCGGGCTTACCAAAAGGTGTTTATTTTGTGAGAATCAGTAATGATAAAGCTAATTCAATAAGCAAACTTATTCTCGAATAA
- a CDS encoding helicase-related protein has product MSINLSSIRDNKNRGSVVQFLRDNIKSDSDLSIVSAYFTIYAYSHLKNELDSISKLKFLFGEPTFIKALDPTKVNKRDFKIEDDKIVIPIESRLTQKAIAKECSEWIQQKVEIKSMVKPNFLHGKMYHVTQQSGVEKAIVGSSNFTVNGLGLGGSPNIELNLVVDNDRDRADLKAWFQELWDDNTGLVEDVKEQVLKYLEQLYIENEPEFIYFKTLFHIFENYLDEQQKGGLLTGQTGFFESEVWAMLYEFQKDGVKGAINKILRHNGCIIADSVGLGKTFEALAVIRYFELLNYRVLVLCPKKLSSNWTIYQASQNNSLNPFSKDKFSYNVLYHTDLGRITGKSDANGIDLENFNWSAYDLVVIDESHNFRGNPMEKIKDDGTTRMNRAKWLMEKIIKSGVKTKVLMLSATPVNNNLKDLRNQISLITEGRNNAMFESTGVKNIALTMKNAQTQFTNWADKKKNPNKKQNELIQKLGSDFIKLLDELTIARSRKHIKSFYKAEAEIGKFPERIKPIAIYPNIDTKDRFYTYDELNRIILQYKLALFNPSAYIEPDKTSKYEELAATKGVLGFKQSDREHFLIGMMKVNFLKRLESSIESFEISMDRTIQKIEKLETKIRDFQKSKVKSQEEELETYQPDEDEIEENEEELEQWQVGKKLKFDLADLDLDTWLADLERDREALNKLYNFAVAVTPDRDAKLKDLKKLINDKIQKNLNTGNNKVVVFTAFADTANYLYDCLLDWAKNELKLNIALVAGSQTKTTFGKNEYNNILTNFSPISKNRDKMKSMPKEGTIDILIATDCISEGQNLQDCDYLINYDIHWNPVRIIQRFGRIDRLGSKNDKIQLVNFWPTKDLDNYINLKERVEARMALVDVTATADDNVLATEQIEELIEDDLKYRNQQLKKLRDEVLDLEDMNESISLTDFTLDDFRIELLNFIENNRKKLEDAPFGLYAVVPSPSGKYSNLLDTEKLSTAEKEIIKPGVVYCLKQKGDTDGNEEVNPLQPYFLVYIRDDGQVRFNYTNAKQILEIYRLMCSGKSQAFEELCEIFNAETKQGEDMQKYSELLAKAIDEISRIFNKRSNQKITGNDRGALLIPKSKRISETNNFELVTWLIIK; this is encoded by the coding sequence ATGAGTATAAACCTTTCTTCCATTCGAGATAATAAAAACAGAGGTTCTGTAGTGCAGTTCCTAAGAGATAATATAAAATCAGATTCAGATTTATCAATCGTTTCAGCATACTTTACAATTTATGCTTACAGTCATTTAAAAAACGAACTGGACTCAATTAGTAAATTGAAATTTCTTTTTGGTGAACCGACTTTTATCAAAGCTCTTGACCCGACTAAAGTTAATAAGCGAGACTTTAAAATTGAAGACGATAAAATTGTAATTCCTATTGAAAGCCGTTTAACTCAAAAAGCCATTGCCAAGGAATGTTCGGAATGGATTCAACAAAAAGTTGAAATCAAATCAATGGTAAAACCAAATTTCCTGCACGGAAAAATGTACCATGTTACACAGCAAAGCGGTGTTGAGAAAGCAATTGTAGGCAGTTCAAACTTTACTGTTAATGGGCTTGGACTTGGTGGCAGCCCGAATATTGAATTAAACTTGGTGGTTGACAATGACCGTGACAGAGCCGATTTAAAAGCTTGGTTTCAGGAATTATGGGACGATAACACCGGATTGGTGGAAGATGTAAAAGAACAAGTTCTTAAATATCTTGAACAGCTTTACATAGAAAACGAGCCTGAATTTATTTATTTCAAAACTCTGTTTCACATTTTTGAAAATTATCTTGACGAGCAACAAAAAGGCGGATTGCTCACAGGACAGACAGGATTTTTTGAAAGTGAAGTTTGGGCAATGCTTTACGAATTTCAGAAAGATGGTGTTAAAGGAGCAATAAATAAAATTCTTAGACACAACGGCTGTATTATCGCCGACAGCGTTGGGCTTGGTAAAACATTCGAAGCATTGGCTGTTATCAGATATTTTGAATTGCTCAATTATCGTGTTTTGGTTTTGTGCCCAAAGAAACTTTCAAGTAACTGGACAATCTATCAGGCAAGTCAAAACAACTCATTAAATCCATTCTCAAAAGATAAATTCAGTTACAATGTGCTTTATCATACCGACCTTGGAAGAATAACAGGAAAGTCCGATGCAAATGGAATTGATTTAGAAAATTTCAATTGGAGTGCTTATGATTTAGTGGTTATTGACGAAAGCCACAATTTCAGAGGAAACCCAATGGAAAAAATCAAAGACGATGGAACAACCCGAATGAACCGTGCTAAATGGTTAATGGAAAAAATCATCAAAAGTGGCGTAAAAACAAAGGTTTTAATGCTTTCGGCAACACCGGTAAACAATAACTTAAAAGACCTAAGAAACCAAATATCATTAATTACAGAAGGCAGAAACAATGCAATGTTTGAAAGTACAGGAGTTAAAAACATTGCGTTGACTATGAAAAACGCCCAGACACAATTTACCAATTGGGCTGACAAAAAAAAGAATCCAAACAAGAAACAAAATGAGCTAATCCAAAAATTAGGTTCAGATTTTATCAAATTGCTGGACGAATTAACCATTGCAAGAAGCAGAAAACACATCAAGAGTTTTTACAAGGCAGAAGCTGAAATTGGTAAGTTTCCTGAAAGGATTAAACCAATTGCAATCTATCCAAACATTGACACAAAAGACAGGTTTTATACTTACGACGAGCTAAACAGAATCATACTTCAGTACAAATTAGCACTGTTTAATCCTTCGGCATATATTGAACCTGATAAAACCAGCAAATACGAAGAACTTGCAGCAACAAAAGGTGTTTTGGGATTTAAGCAAAGCGACCGTGAGCATTTTTTGATTGGTATGATGAAAGTAAATTTTTTGAAACGTCTTGAAAGTTCTATTGAGTCTTTTGAGATTTCAATGGATAGAACCATTCAGAAAATTGAGAAACTGGAAACTAAAATAAGAGATTTTCAGAAGTCCAAAGTTAAATCGCAGGAAGAAGAACTGGAAACGTACCAGCCTGATGAAGATGAAATTGAAGAAAATGAAGAAGAATTGGAACAATGGCAAGTTGGTAAGAAACTGAAATTTGATTTAGCTGATTTGGATTTAGATACGTGGCTTGCAGATTTGGAAAGAGACCGCGAAGCATTAAACAAACTTTACAATTTTGCAGTTGCTGTAACGCCTGACAGAGATGCAAAACTAAAAGACCTGAAGAAATTAATCAATGATAAAATCCAAAAGAACCTAAATACCGGAAATAACAAAGTTGTTGTGTTTACTGCCTTTGCCGACACAGCTAATTATTTATATGATTGTTTGCTTGATTGGGCAAAGAATGAATTAAAACTCAATATTGCTTTGGTAGCAGGTTCGCAAACGAAAACTACTTTTGGCAAAAACGAATACAATAATATTCTGACAAATTTTTCTCCGATTTCAAAGAACAGAGACAAAATGAAGTCAATGCCTAAAGAAGGAACAATTGACATTTTAATTGCAACTGACTGTATTAGTGAAGGTCAAAACCTGCAAGATTGCGACTACCTGATAAATTACGACATTCATTGGAATCCTGTTCGCATCATACAGCGTTTTGGTCGTATTGATCGTTTGGGCAGTAAAAACGATAAAATTCAATTAGTGAATTTTTGGCCAACAAAAGACCTCGATAATTACATAAATCTTAAAGAGCGTGTTGAAGCCCGAATGGCTTTGGTTGATGTTACAGCAACTGCCGATGATAATGTACTTGCAACCGAACAGATTGAAGAATTAATTGAAGACGATTTGAAATACCGCAATCAGCAATTAAAGAAGTTACGTGATGAAGTACTTGACCTTGAAGATATGAACGAAAGCATTTCGCTTACTGACTTTACACTAGACGACTTTAGAATTGAATTGCTCAACTTTATTGAAAATAACAGAAAAAAACTTGAAGATGCTCCATTTGGTTTATACGCGGTTGTTCCTTCGCCATCGGGCAAATATTCAAATTTGCTTGATACCGAAAAGCTTTCAACGGCTGAAAAAGAAATTATTAAACCCGGTGTCGTTTATTGTTTAAAACAAAAAGGCGATACCGATGGCAACGAAGAAGTGAATCCTTTACAACCCTATTTTCTTGTTTACATAAGAGACGACGGACAAGTTAGATTCAATTACACAAACGCAAAACAAATACTTGAAATATATCGCTTGATGTGTTCGGGAAAATCGCAGGCATTTGAGGAATTATGCGAAATATTTAATGCTGAAACCAAGCAAGGTGAAGATATGCAGAAGTATTCAGAACTTTTGGCAAAGGCAATTGATGAGATAAGCAGAATTTTCAATAAACGAAGCAACCAAAAAATCACTGGTAACGACAGAGGCGCATTGTTAATTCCGAAATCAAAAAGAATTAGCGAAACAAACAATTTTGAACTGGTTACATGGCTAATAATTAAATAG
- a CDS encoding T9SS type A sorting domain-containing protein, with the protein MLICISWNISNGATYHRNLDNTYNVQFINICAGPNDTLIVHQPDTAVNNIMWSDPGMVNVFFNQDTVIVTYNTQGNWYFSSTETGKDFYVYFIQGLPTHPADMAHDSVFAQGTTTINWTLDAENLTAGYSCTYLWDDSSTSKYRTITDTGTYWLRITNDCGSRTDTIHVTIYDPSTGISKYDERNGFISVYPNPATDRVNLTINATNFDVKVYTLFGQVLLSERNLKTIDFSKYSQGTYILKVRSDNNFTTKIIIKQ; encoded by the coding sequence ATGCTGATATGCATCAGCTGGAATATAAGTAATGGAGCTACGTATCATCGTAATTTGGATAACACTTACAATGTACAATTTATCAATATTTGTGCAGGACCAAATGATACGCTTATCGTTCATCAGCCAGATACTGCTGTGAATAATATTATGTGGTCTGATCCCGGAATGGTAAACGTATTCTTTAATCAGGATACAGTGATTGTAACGTATAATACCCAAGGCAACTGGTATTTTAGTTCAACAGAGACTGGTAAGGATTTCTATGTGTACTTCATCCAGGGCTTGCCTACGCACCCTGCTGATATGGCACATGATAGCGTGTTTGCACAAGGGACGACAACCATCAACTGGACCTTGGATGCAGAGAATCTTACTGCAGGATATTCATGCACGTACTTATGGGACGATAGTTCTACCAGCAAGTATCGCACTATCACGGATACAGGGACCTACTGGCTACGGATTACGAATGATTGTGGTTCACGCACGGATACCATCCATGTGACCATCTACGATCCTTCTACAGGGATATCTAAGTATGATGAAAGAAACGGATTCATAAGCGTATATCCTAATCCAGCAACTGATAGAGTGAATTTGACAATCAACGCTACGAACTTTGATGTAAAGGTATATACATTATTCGGACAGGTACTCTTGTCTGAACGCAATTTAAAAACGATAGATTTTTCTAAATATTCTCAAGGGACTTATATCCTAAAAGTACGGAGTGATAACAATTTTACAACAAAAATAATAATAAAACAATAA